The following proteins come from a genomic window of Chloroflexota bacterium:
- a CDS encoding serine/threonine protein kinase, whose translation MLLTSGSAIGPYRLMEPAGAGGMAQVWRAYDTRLDRYVAIKFLSPQYATDPTYLERFRREARAISRLDHPNILTIHDFGEQDGWTYMVSPYLGGGTLAGRLRRGPWSIAEALHSLEPLASALDYAHAQGIVHRDVKPSNVLLTTDGRVVLSDFGIARIVEGSTMLSQAGLIVGTPMYMSPEQADGQPAGPPSDLYSLGVVAYEMLTGRPPFLGETPLALLRAHLDKPLPPARSLNPALPEAIEAALFKVMAKDPADRYASGAHFITALRAAAHSPTPASQVTTQVAPPPPLPQPAPTAPLRAAVETPPPTRGQPTVATDEPRRVTRRRALAVGMGVAAAGIGVLAFQAAGIPMIPTTSSATPTPRPPATAPAARAAPAASAKDAASPTRAPATPSPTPPAADPVKGRELQLDGYALALSPDGKTLAVGDSYGKLSLWNTADGSQLFSFPTAEPLVSRLKFSPSGDVLGIVRGSTVQLWNVAQQQQIEILELGLGVGGMAFSPDGQTVAAGRFDGVIHLLRASNLAKIGALRGHATVVSGIAFSPDGQTLASAAGDATVRLWRVSDESELHRLSGHTDQVWHVVFSPDGQTLASASRDATVRLWKAADGSAIRVLKPEQPDAGTIYGLGFSADGRTLAAASNTVGTVLWRVADGAVSGILGPETSIRAMAVSADGHTLAVSGRSVNLWRLPWRRRD comes from the coding sequence ATGCTGCTCACCTCTGGGTCGGCGATAGGACCGTATCGGCTGATGGAGCCCGCTGGGGCCGGCGGGATGGCGCAGGTCTGGCGTGCGTACGACACGCGCCTTGACCGGTACGTCGCCATCAAGTTCCTGTCGCCTCAGTACGCGACGGACCCGACGTACCTCGAACGATTTCGCCGCGAAGCCCGCGCCATCTCCCGGCTGGACCATCCGAACATCCTGACCATCCACGACTTCGGCGAGCAGGACGGCTGGACGTACATGGTCAGCCCGTACCTGGGCGGCGGCACACTGGCGGGACGCCTGCGACGCGGGCCGTGGAGCATCGCCGAGGCGCTCCACAGCCTGGAGCCACTCGCGTCGGCGCTCGACTACGCACACGCGCAGGGCATCGTCCACCGCGACGTGAAGCCGTCCAACGTCCTGCTCACCACGGATGGGCGCGTCGTACTCAGCGACTTCGGCATCGCGCGGATCGTCGAAGGCAGCACGATGCTCAGTCAGGCCGGACTGATCGTCGGCACGCCGATGTACATGTCGCCGGAGCAGGCCGACGGACAGCCAGCCGGGCCGCCGAGCGACCTGTACAGCCTGGGCGTGGTGGCGTACGAGATGCTGACCGGGCGTCCGCCGTTTCTGGGCGAGACGCCGCTGGCGCTGCTCCGCGCCCACCTCGACAAGCCGCTTCCGCCGGCGCGCTCGCTCAATCCAGCGCTGCCCGAAGCGATCGAGGCGGCCCTGTTCAAGGTCATGGCGAAAGATCCGGCAGACCGCTACGCCTCCGGGGCACACTTCATCACGGCCCTGCGGGCCGCCGCGCACAGCCCCACCCCAGCCAGTCAAGTAACGACACAGGTCGCACCCCCGCCGCCCCTGCCGCAGCCGGCCCCCACCGCGCCCTTGCGAGCAGCGGTCGAGACTCCACCACCGACTCGCGGACAGCCGACCGTCGCGACAGATGAGCCACGTCGGGTCACGCGGAGGCGGGCGCTGGCCGTGGGAATGGGCGTGGCCGCTGCCGGGATCGGCGTCCTGGCGTTCCAGGCGGCCGGCATCCCCATGATCCCAACGACCTCGAGCGCGACGCCCACGCCGAGGCCCCCGGCCACCGCCCCTGCCGCCCGTGCCGCCCCTGCCGCCAGTGCAAAGGACGCCGCCTCGCCCACCCGCGCGCCGGCCACGCCCTCCCCGACGCCCCCAGCCGCCGACCCGGTCAAGGGACGAGAGCTCCAGCTTGACGGATACGCCCTCGCCCTCTCGCCTGACGGAAAGACGCTTGCCGTTGGCGATTCTTATGGCAAGCTCAGCCTCTGGAACACCGCCGACGGCAGCCAGCTCTTCAGCTTCCCCACGGCGGAGCCGCTGGTCTCCAGGCTGAAGTTCTCGCCGTCCGGCGATGTCCTGGGGATCGTCCGTGGATCCACGGTGCAGCTCTGGAACGTGGCCCAGCAGCAGCAGATCGAGATCCTGGAGCTTGGACTTGGCGTCGGGGGCATGGCCTTCTCCCCGGACGGGCAGACGGTCGCGGCCGGCCGGTTTGACGGCGTCATCCACCTGCTGCGGGCATCCAACCTTGCCAAGATCGGCGCGCTGCGCGGGCACGCAACCGTCGTATCGGGGATAGCTTTCTCGCCCGACGGCCAGACGCTCGCCTCGGCCGCCGGAGACGCCACCGTCCGACTCTGGCGCGTTTCTGACGAAAGCGAGCTTCATCGCCTGTCCGGGCACACGGACCAGGTCTGGCATGTCGTGTTCTCGCCAGACGGCCAGACGCTGGCCTCGGCCAGTCGCGACGCCACGGTGCGCCTCTGGAAGGCGGCTGATGGCAGCGCCATCCGCGTCCTCAAGCCAGAGCAGCCAGACGCGGGAACGATCTACGGCCTGGGATTCTCTGCCGATGGGCGCACCCTGGCTGCAGCGTCGAACACTGTCGGCACGGTGCTGTGGCGCGTGGCCGACGGTGCAGTGTCGGGCATCCTCGGTCCGGAAACAAGCATCCGCGCCATGGCCGTGTCGGCTGACGGCCATACTCTGGCCGTGTCAGGCAGATCCGTGAACCTCTGGCGACTCCCCTGGCGCCGACGCGACTGA